In Anser cygnoides isolate HZ-2024a breed goose chromosome 14, Taihu_goose_T2T_genome, whole genome shotgun sequence, one genomic interval encodes:
- the WNT8A gene encoding protein Wnt-8a, whose amino-acid sequence MSSTTFLILSIVGICGIIFNAAAWSVNNFLMTGPKAYLTYSSSVAAGAQSGMEECKFQFGWERWNCPESALQLSTHNRLRSATRETSFVHAISSAGVMYTLTRNCSMGDFESCGCDDSRNGRVGGRGWVWGGCSDNVEFGERISKLFVDALETGHDTRALINLHNNEVGRLAVKATMKRACKCHGVSGSCSIQTCWLQLAEFREIGNYLKMKYDQAHKLEMDKRRMRAGNSADSRGATAETFHHVHATELVFLEDSPDYCTRNASLGHHGTEGRECLQTGKNLSQWEKRSCRRLCTECGLKVEERRTEVVTSCNCKFHWCCTVRCEQCRQLVAKHYCARRDAAATNHIKRRNKGHKR is encoded by the exons ATGAGCAGCACCACCTTCCTCATCCTCTCCATCGTGGGCATCTGCGGCATCATTTTCAATGCAGCAGCATG GTCCGTGAACAACTTTCTGATGACAGGACCTAAG GCGTACCTGACGTACTCCAGCAGCGTAGCGGCGGGCGCGCAGAGCGGGATGGAGGAGTGCAAGTTCCAGTTCGGGTGGGAGCGCTGGAACTGCCCCGAGAGCGCGCTGCAGCTCTCCACGCACAACCGCCTGCGCAGCG ctaCCAGGGAGACGTCCTTCGTGCACGCCATCAGCTCCGCCGGCGTCATGTACACCCTGACCAGGAACTGCAGCATGGGCGACTTCGAGAGCTGCGGCTGCGACGACTCCAGGAACGGGCGCGTCG GTGGCCGCGGCTGGgtctggggaggctgcagcgaCAACGTGGAGTTTGGGGAGAGGATTTCCAAGCTCTTTGTGGATGCTTTGGAAACAGGACACGACACCCGCGCCCTGATCAACCTGCACAACAATGAAGTTGGGAGACTT GCTGTGAAAGCTACGATGAAGCGAGCCTGCAAGTGCCACGGGGTGTCGGGCAGCTGCAGCATCCAGACGTGCTGGCTGCAGCTCGCTGAGTTCCGAGAGATCGGGAACTACCTCAAGATGAAATATGACCAAGCCCACAAGCTGGAGATGGACAAGAGGAGGATGAGAGCCGGCAACAGCGCCGACAGCCGCGGGGCCACGGCGGAGACCTTCCACCATGTCCACGCCACGGAGCTCGTCTTCCTGGAGGACTCCCCTGACTACTGCACGAGGAATGCCAGCCTGGGCCACCACGGCACCGAGGGCCGCGAGTGCCTGCAGACCGGCAAGAACCTCTCGCAGTGGGAGAAGAGGAGCTGCCGGCGGCTCTGCACCGAGTGTGGCCTCAaagtggaggagaggaggacgGAGGTGGTCACCAGCTGCAACTGCAAGTTCCATTGGTGCTGCACGGTGCGGTGCGAGCAGTGCCGGCAGCTGGTGGCCAAGCACTACTGTGCCCGCCGTGACGCTGCCGCCACCAACCACATCAAGCGGAGAAACAAAGGCCACAAGAGATAG
- the LOC106032794 gene encoding thymosin beta-12 isoform X1, protein MADIAALANEATGVFFLSLSGPIMSDKPDFAEIETFDKTKLKKTETREKNPLPTKETIEQEKQSESAS, encoded by the exons ATGGCTGATATCGCAGCCCTAGCTAATGAAGCCACGggtgtgtttttcctttctttgtcagGACCCATCATGTCCGACAAACCAGATTTTGCAGAAATTGAAACATTTGACAAGACCAAGCTGAAGAAGACAGAAACCAGAGAGAAAAATCCATTGCCCACTAAAGAAA CTATcgaacaagaaaagcaaagtgaaagCGCGTCCTGA
- the LOC106032794 gene encoding thymosin beta-12 isoform X2 encodes MSDKPDFAEIETFDKTKLKKTETREKNPLPTKETIEQEKQSESAS; translated from the exons ATGTCCGACAAACCAGATTTTGCAGAAATTGAAACATTTGACAAGACCAAGCTGAAGAAGACAGAAACCAGAGAGAAAAATCCATTGCCCACTAAAGAAA CTATcgaacaagaaaagcaaagtgaaagCGCGTCCTGA